One window of the Salminus brasiliensis chromosome 1, fSalBra1.hap2, whole genome shotgun sequence genome contains the following:
- the prrc2c gene encoding protein PRRC2C isoform X3, with protein sequence MSEKSGQSTKAKDGKTKYATLSLFNTYKGKSLETQKTAVAARHGLQSLGKVAASRRMPPPANLPSLKAENKGNDPNVSIVPKDGSGWASKQDQAGDERQQETPPPQPKPPVPQPTEAPLGASRSWANNKQPGPLDGGPRISSQFHQEFPSLQAAGEAEKSAEQDEEPYGPGPSLRPQNVGSWREGGGRNLNVAASPSEMDSKASEEAGVGRGTPSPTGDSDEQGKPAAVVEKRDARDRLSAPTSQHKVNGGQQPPGGVTSQFHAQFRNMMPPYMFPPYSRMPYPPVQGNFRFSAPQEGSKGSRGGGRPSQPPPQAWLQDPDRPSIVSASELKELDNLDTDADEGWAGAQMEVDYTEKLNFSDDEENHTAKEKGDNWEWMSKVDRMRSRNIEAQESWKEGAEEKGETKSSWADSGDPRAPSPGSMTQYNKTGPPPDYQGQTAGRSLGSGTARVTKPSSTATAEDDSEAWRQKRKKQSELSEAVERARRRREEEERRMEEQRLAACAEKLKRLNEKLRPAAPTETTKSTTPVQSAEPEETETVPTLTSETTPTSQAAPPQHPHPSLPMPSHDRPEPSVEEEPQFVPRQPSPPTHRTVQESQGAEVDVAVTEEVQVERQPMRDYFSTEECRVEEPQLSIPRLDHSGSEESPHPQLENEGETGANIRPSLTSGYSKQFQKSLPPRFLRQQEQLKQQQWQQQQQQQQQQQQQQQQQSGGGSVSPSGGSVPPQHRSLYQPMGPHHQHLASMGFDPRWLMMQPYMDPRMMSGRPPMDMPPMHPAGRMPPKQLVRREPTDNSSSGSDSFDHLTRPIREHGMPSEPRMMWGSEPYPPSEPLPSATPPKCREDCKEPRLDPGLELERGLSAVYPQEHSSLESRSKSDFFRDSTEPLSAFSHVSEEVPGLLQTDRTPVIPSFEAEAATLSGGEEVDSIGQAVLKRTISQGSSHSIKLEEPRFEGVSIAQKTLDLPSATERLEDSCRKEPFGPGPAVNNRATPPTAPESMHKVEKLPLPASSKQKELRWGSRSSGAGRRDGVGGERPVRRSGPIKKPVLRDMKEEREQRREKEERHERGERSKKEGSAMKAPLSAAAAVSDGQKLSGEEQKESTGDSEVAAATGSSKAREPQAPAGTVTGSTQEEKQSKPPPSEKRSEPKLPSRKESNLPPRAYRREERERERERERERDREAERENEWPSDANYKGRGRGEYYSRGRSYRGSYSGRGRGSRGRSRGDFPYREPRSRTDLLSAAGATGFRCREESETRSESSDFEVLPKRRRRRGSDTDSESEGRESASDTGASDREPSAKPNRPLRRELPESRSSAKSASGFGSGHLPDKSGSRGEEEGRPKPGFLPKGEPSRRGRGGLYTRRGGGRDRGAPRSAPMRRTGARESLPWPSKPMETFRPEEADTSRLDGPPAEQRLPKYEGKKLREGGQSARDRPRRPRPARPPRQDKPPRFRRLKEREAAVVAGDAPAAATEALIDPVPTTISPALSKAPGTPITLLENAAVATTAPITAAPTPPEPSLTASALSDMGTTRVVAAGSKSPDLSNQNSSDQANEEWETASESSDFNERREREERKGALEAAVAATASSFSAPPQPTGVQSKSPSEGGVAPKREAIPTAKRSFSSQRPVDRQNRRGNSGAKSGRGYAGGKSERRGGSGAKSGRRGAAAQSADGTQASAGQKPSKDPASGRRKEEAKQAVKKPKEKENALSQFDLNNYASVVIIDDHPEVTTLEDPQSNTNDDGFTEVVSRKQQKRLQDEERRKKEEQTVQNWSKKGSGEKGRSGGGSKLPPRFAKKQQQQQATAVSQQQAATSVHQTQAAPPQPPQQPPSHPQPAVSVPQHNLSTQAQSTSSSQPLEGAVAPLPPATVDFSTKTQTHNTLGTELWENKVAGSTVLPDVKKLGPISPPQPPSVSAWNKPLTSFTGTVTSEGVKAGTESGVELGMESIQFGAPSSAGSTDSDGVPPLLEKAADNKLPEPKEQRQKQPRAGPIKPQKLPDIAAPETKEYKPGPIGKERSLKNRKAKDGRQSDGEGLEKGGPGGSRDRDSSSPAKDKVPELGGDIEGMITVPSAEYSSSSKESVTDYTTPSSSLADTVPTGGSKMEESLVANVALPHSLPLPRREALQQSTSLSTVSPATVDLTLKMESARKAWENSPSLGEKSSPVTSSASPITSGGGAGSASYSSFSSASVPQIPVASVTPSTSLSGSATYTTSSLSTKTTSASDPPNICKVKPQQLQSSGMSNSNFSQLGCVPSLLPQQQQTPQVFVSQSAAGSAAQIPAFYMDTSHLFSTPHPRLAPPSITQQQGFQPGLSQPTAVQQIPIPIYAPIQGQPQHQAQLGLSTGPPVSQPQDLFSSSIQPYRSQQAFMQNNLSQPSPMMLSGTALHSYPGVQPPELAKPQSSLAFQQTSNTQHIPILFEPQLNQPSGIGGSQLIDTHILQRQGIGQHSNLYSGQVQQHTQNSYYSSTQSPSSALQQVTVPMPGSQLSLPSFGSGGGQPLLALPQSLPPTPPQAQPPNLNRQPPNNQPYRGLIGQNTHSMMQPSNKMCEMDLKLFGSGMDVKPGTPPVSARSTTPTSSPYRASSTSPSSQTSKMNSMLYPKQFQSASQGMRIPQHFPGQFNPQMLSQPNMVSPLVRPPHANSFPGGVQRTPMGPPMSPNLSGGLMPHPRPQHPPRGPSGPPLAPRGTQAALKAEQDLKAKQRAEVLQSTHKFFSEQQQQQQLKAPVSKATRMEGASKPIDSIAPNHQGAPPDRIEPDKPAPLATAKPIRTGPIKPQAIKPEESK encoded by the exons ATGTTCCCTCCATATTCACGCATGCCATATCCACCTGTGCAAGGAAACTTCCGATTTTCTGCCCCGCAAGAGGGATCAAA GGGTTCACGGGGTGGTGGAAGACCTTCACAGCCTCCCCCTCAAGCTTGGCTGCAGGATCCGGACCGGCCCTCTATTGTTAGTGCTTCTGAACTGAAAGAGCTTGACAATCTGGACACGGATGCTGATGAGGGCTGGGCTG GTGCCCAAATGGAAGTTGACTACACAGAGAAACTAAACTTTAGTGATGATGAGGAGAATCATACAGCCAAGGAGAAAGGAGACAATTG GGAGTGGATGAGTAAGGTGGACCGCATGCGATCACGCAACATTGAAGCCCAGGAAAGCTGGAAAGAGGGAGCCGAGGAGAAAGGGGAGACAAAGAGCTCATGGGCGGACAGTGGGGACCCTAGAGCTCCCTCTCCAGGCAGTATGACTCAATACAACAAAACAGGACCGCCCCCAGACTACCAG GGTCAGACAGCAGGACGCTCATTAGGAAGTGGTACTGCTCGTGTGACAAAGCCATCCAGTACAGCTACTGCTGAGGATGACTCTGAGGCTTGGCGGCAGAAACGGAAGAAGCAGTCTGAGCTTTCCGAGGCTGTGGAACGAGCTCGAAGACGGCGTGAGGAAGAAGAGAGGCGTATGGAGGAACAGAGACTGGCAGCCTGCGCTGAGAAACTCAAACGCCTCAATGAGAAACTACGACCTGCTGCCCCGACAGAAACTACCAAATCTACTACACCAGTTCAAAGTGCTGAGCCAGAAGAGACTGAAACAGTGCCTACCCTGACTTCTGAAACTACCCCAACTTCTCAGGCAGCTCCTCCACAACACCCCCACCCATCTCTGCCTATGCCTTCTCATGATAGGCCAGAGCCAAGTGTGGAGGAAGAGCCACAGTTTGTTCCTAGGCAACCCAGCCCTCCAACCCACAGGACTGTGCAGGAATCACAAGGGGCTGAGGTAGATGTTGCTGTAACTGAGGAGGTGCAAGTGGAGAGACAACCAATGAGAGACTACTTTAGCACAGAGGAGTGTAGAG ttgAGGAGCCCCAGTTGTCTATTCCTCGGCTGGATCACTCTGGCAGTGAGGAGTCTCCCCATCCACAGTTGGAAAACGAGGGGGAGACGGGGGCAAATATTCGCCCCTCACTCACATCCGGATACTCCAAACAGTTCCAGAAATCTCTGCCACCCCGCTTCCTCAGACAGCAG GAACAGTTGAAGCAACAGCAgtggcaacagcagcagcagcagcagcaacagcagcagcagcagcaacaacaacagagTGGCGGAGGCTCAGTGTCCCCCTCAGGAGGATCAGTCCCCCCCCAACATCGCTCTCTCTATCAACCCATGGGTCCTCACCACCAGCATCTGGCCTCCATGGGCTTTGACCCACGTTGGCTGATGATGCAGCCCTACATGGACCCACGCATGATGTCTGGACGCCCTCCTATGGATATGCCGCCCATGCATCCAg CAGGCAGAATGCCGCCAAAGCAGCTGGTCAGAAGAGAGCCCACAGATAACAGCAGCTCTGGTTCTGACTCCTTTGACCACCTGACCAGACCCATCAGAGAGCATGGGATGCCCAGTGAACCACGAATGATGTGGGGCTCTGAACCCTATCCCCCATCTGAGCCCTTACCATCTGCTACACCCCCGAAATGTCGAGAGGACTGCAAGGAGCCAAG ACTGGATCCTGGTCTGGAACTGGAGAGAGGTCTATCAGCAGTGTATCCACAAGAGCACAGCTCACTAGAGTCCAGGAGCAAGagtgacttctttagggactCAACTGAGCCCCTTTCtgcattcagccatgtctcAGAAGAGGTGCCAGGTCTTCTGCAAACAGACAGGACCCCGGTCATCCCTTCCTTTGAAGCCGAAGCAGCCACGCTTTCTGGTGGAGAGGAGGTAGATTCTATTGGGCAGGCTGTTCTGAAGAGGACCATCTCACAAGGTTCTAGCCACTCCATCAAACTGGAAGAGCCAAGATTTGAAGGTGTATCCATAGCTCAAAAGACCCTGGATCTCCCCAGTGCCACTGAAAGGTTGGAGGACAGTTGTAGAAAGGAACCCTTTGGCCCAGGACCTGCCGTTAACAACCGGGCCACCCCACCTACTGCTCCCGAAAGCATGCACAAAGTGGAGAAACTGCCTCTACCCGCATCTAGCAAGCAGAAAGAGTTGCGTTGGGGGTCTCGCAGCTCGGGGGCAGGAAGGAGAGATGGCGTTGGAGGGGAGAGGCCAGTTAGGAGGTCCGGGCCAATAAAGAAACCTGTCCTTCGAGACATGAAGGAGGAGCGtgaacagaggagagagaaagaagagcgGCATGAGCGAGGGGAGCGGTCAAAAAAAGAAGGGTCAGCCATGAAAGCCCCTTTGTCTGCTGCGGCTGCAGTGTCTGATGGACAGAAGCTCTCTGGAGAGGAGCAAAAGGAGAGTACAGGCGACTCAGAAGTTGCAGCAGCTACTGGCAGCAGCAAAGCAAGAGAGCCACAAGCACCGGCAGGTACAGTGACTGGCAGCACTCAGGAAGAGAAACAAAGCAAACCTCCACCCAGCGAGAAACGCTCTGAACCCAAACTACCCTCTCGGAAAGAGTCCAATCTTCCACCCAGAGCGTACCGCAGagaagaaagggagagggagcgagaaagagagcgtGAAAGAGATCGAGAAGCAGAGAGGGAAAATGAATGGCCTTCAGATGCAAACTATAAAGGCCGGGGTCGAGGGGAGTACTACTCGCGTGGCCGTAGTTACAGGGGCAGCTACAGCGGTAGAGGGCGGGGCAGCCGCGGGCGAAGTAGAGGAGATTTTCCGTACAGAGAGCCACGCTCCCGCACAGACTTGCTAAGTGCGGCCGGGGCAACAGGCTTCCGCTGCCGTGAGGAAAGCGAGACTCGCAGTGAAAGCTCAGACTTTGAAGTTCTACCCAAACGCAGGCGCAGGAGAGGCTCAGACACTGACTCGGAAAGCGAAGGCCGAGAGTCCGCCAGCGACACTGGAGCTTCTGACCGCGAGCCTAGTGCCAAGCCCAACAGGCCCTTGCGTCGTGAGTTACCTGAATCTCGCTCATCTGCCAAGTCTGCCTCAGGCTTTGGGTCTGGTCATCTACCAGACAAGTCTGGCTCTCGGGGTGAAGAGGAGGGCCGGCCTAAGCCTGGGTTTCTGCCCAAGGGTGAACCGTCGCGACGTGGTAGAGGAGGCCTATACACCCGAAGAGGGGGTGGCAGAGACCGGGGTGCTCCCAGATCAGCTCCCATGCGTAGGACAGGAGCACGAGAGAGTCTACCATGGCCTTCCAAACCTATGGAAACCTTCCGACCAGAAGAGGCAGATACATCTCGCTTGGATGGCCCACCTGCTGAGCAGCGTTTGCCTAAATATGAAGGTAAAAAATTAAGAGAAGGGGGTCAAAGTGCAAGAGACAGACCTCGAAGACCCAGGCCAGCTCGACCTCCCAGGCAAGACAAACCACCACGCTTTAGGCGCCTTAAGGAGCGAGAAGCAGCAGTCGTAGCAGGGGATGCACCTGCCGCAGCAACAGAAGCACTGATTGACCCTGTACCTACAACAATTTCCCCAGCGCTCTCCAAAGCCCCAGGAACACCCATTACCCTACTCGAAAATGCAGCTGTTGCTACCACAGCACCAATCACAGCTGCCCCCACTCCTCCTGAACCTTCTTTGACTGCGTCTGCACTATCTGACATGGGAACCACCAGAGTGGTTGCTGCTGGCAGCAAATCGCCCGACCTGTCCAATCAAAACTCTTCAGACCAGGCCAATGAGGAGTGGGAGACTGCTTCTGAAAGTAGTGACTTTAATGAACGTCGGGAGCGTGAGGAAAGGAAAGGGGCGCTTGAAGCAGCTGTTGCTGCAACAGCGTCTTCTTTCTCTGCGCCTCCTCAACCCACCGGAGTCCAGAGCAAATCCCCCTCTGAGGGAGGGGTGGCTCCAAAACGTGAGGCGATTCCTACAGCAAAAAGGAGTTTCTCCAGCCAGAGGCCAGTGGACAGACAGAACCGCAGGGGCAACAGTGGAGCCAAATCAGGCAGAGGGTATGCAGGAGGCAAGAGCGAGCGCAGGGGCGGGTCAGGAGCCAAATCTGGACGTAGAGG tGCTGCAGCACAGAGTGCGGATGGCACTCAGGCAAGTGCAGGTCAAAAGCCTAGTAAAGACCCAGCAAGTGGCCGTCGCAAAGAGGAGGCAAAGCAAGCTGTAAAGAAACCTAAGGAGAAGGAGAACGCCCTGTCTCAGTTTGACCTCAACAACTATGCTA GTGTAGTAATCATTGATGACCACCCAGAGGTGACAACCCTAGAGGACCCGCAGTCCAACACTAATGATGATGGCTTCACAGAGGTTGTCTCTCGGAAGCAGCAGAAACGTCTGCAAGAcgaggagaggagaaagaaagaagaacagACCGTACAG AACTGGAGTAAAAAGGGTTCGGGGGAGAAGGGCAGAAGTGGAGGTGGCTCTAAACTGCCTCCACGGTTTGCCAaaaagcagcagcaacagcaggcAACGGCAGTGTCCCAGCAGCAGGCTGCAACTTCAGTCCACCAGACCCAGGCTGCTCCCCCTCAACCACCTCAGCAGCCTCCGTCTCATCCACAGCCAGCTGTCTCTGTGCCTCAGCACAACCTTTCCACTCAGGCCCAGAGCACCAGCTCCTCTCAGCCTTTAGAGGGTGCTGTGGCACCTTTGCCCCCTGCAACTGTAGACTTTTCTACCAAGACCCAGACGCACAACACTCTGGGTACAGAATTGTGGGAGAATAAGGTGGCTGGCTCCACGGTGCTCCCAGATGTCAAGAAAC TTGGACCCATTAGCCCTCCTCAGCCACCATCAGTCAGTGCTTGGAATAAACCCCTGACCTCTTTCACTGGGACAGTGACTTCTGAA GGTGTGAAGGCTGGAACTGAAAGTGGAGTAGAGCTTGGCATGGAGAGTATTCAGTTTGGTGCTCCCTCTTCAGCGGGTAGCACAGACAGCGATGGAGTTCCACCCCTACTAGAGAAAGCTGCTGATAATAAACTACCTGAACCAAAAGAACAGCGACAGAAACAGCCTCGAGCTGGGCCAATCAAACCACAAAAG CTGCCTGACATTGCTGCTCCTGAGACAAAGGAGTACAAACCGGGCCCAATTGGTAAGGAGCGATCGCTGAAGAACCGGAAGGCCAAAGATGGACGGCAGTCAGATGGAGAGGGCTTGGAGAAGGGTGGGCCTGGAGGCAGCCGGGACCGGGACTCTAGCTCTCCTGCTAAAGACAAAGTTCCTGAACTTGGAGGAGATATTGAGGGCATGATAACTGTTCCCTCAGCTGAATACTCAAGCAGCTCCAAG gaatctgtaactgactacACTACCCCATCCTCCTCACTGGCTGACACTGTTCCCACTGGAGGCAGCAAGATGGAAGAGAGCCTGGTTGCTAAT GTGGCACTGCCTCACTCGCTGCCTCTGCCCCGTAGAGAAGCCCTGCAGCAGAGCACCAGCCTAAGCACTGTTTCTCCTGCTACAGTGGACCTCACCCTGAAG ATGGAGTCAGCTCGAAAGGCGTGGGAAAATTCTCCCAGCCTGGGAGAGAAGAGCTCTCCTGTCACTTCCTCTGCCTCACCCATCACCAGTGGAGGTGGAGCAGGAAGTGCCTCTTACAGCTCCTTCTCCAGTGCCTCTGTGCCTCAGATACCAGTGGCCTCGGTTACACCTAGCACTTCTCTGTCAG gTTCAGCCACTTACACCACATCATCTTTAAGCACGAAGACTACATCTGCGTCTGACCCTCCCAACATCTGCAAAGTGAAGCCCCAGCAGCTGCAGAGTTCTGGAATGTCCAACAGCAACTTCTCCCAGCTGGGTTGTGTGCCCTCCTTGTtaccacagcagcagcagacaccacaggtCTTCGTCTCCCAGTCTGCAGCAg GTTCTGCAGCCCAAATCCCAGCATTTTACATGGACACCAGTCACCTATTCAGCACACCTCACCCTCGTCTGGCTCCTCCCTCCATTACCCAGCAGCAGGGCTTCCAGCCTGGCCTTTCACAG CCTACAGCAGTGCAGCAGATTCCGATCCCCATCTACGCCCCCATACAAGGTCAGCCACAGCACCAGGCCCAGCTTGGCCTGAGTACTGGCCCTCCTGTCTCTCAACCACAAGACTTATTCAGCTCCTCCATCCAGCCATACAG GTCTCAGCAGGCATTTATGCAGAATAACCTATCCCAGCCATCACCCATGATGTTGTCAGGTACCGCCCTGCATAGCTACCCAGGTGTGCAGCCCCCAGAATTGGCAAAGCCCCAGTCAAGCCTGGCCTTTCAGCAGACTTCCAATACCCAGCATATCCCCATCttatttgagcctcagttaaaCCAGCCCTCTGGCATTGGTGGCTCCCAACTCATTGATACACACATACTACAG CGCCAGGGAATTGGTCAGCATTCAAACCTGTACTCTGGACAAGTGCAGCAGCACACTCAAAACAGCTACTACAGCTCAACACAGAGCCCAAGCTCTGCACTTCAACAG GTTACGGTGCCCATGCCTGGCTCGCAGTTGTCGTTGCCAAGCTTTGGTTCTGGTGGGGGTCAACCTCTGTTGGCCCTGCCCCAGTCTCTACCCCCGACCCCTCCACAGGCCCAGCCACCCAACCTAAACCGTCAACCTCCAAACAACCAACCCTATCGCGGCCTCATTGgccagaacacacacagcatgATGCAACCTTCTAATAAG ATGTGTGAGATGGACCTTAAGCTGTTTGGCAGTGGGATGGATGTAAAGCCTGGAACTCCTCCAGTTAGTGCAAGAAGCACTACACCCACCTCAAGTCCTTACCG AGCCAGCTCCACAAGCCCCAGCAGTCAAACCAGTAAGATGAACAGCATGCTGTATCCCAAACAGTTCCAGTCTGCATCACAAGGCATGCGAATCCCACAGCATTTCCCTGGACAGTTTAACCCACAG ATGCTGTCCCAGCCCAACATGGTGTCTCCACTGGTACGCCCCCCTCACGCCAACTCCTTTCCTGGAGGAGTGCAGCGTACCCCAATGGGTCCCCCTATGTCTCCCAACCTGAGTGGGGGCCTAATGCCTCACCCTAGACCACAGCATCCACCCCGAGGCCCTTCAGGGCCCCCTCTCGCACCTCGTGGCACACAGGCTGCTCTTAAGGCAGAGCAGGACCTTAAG GCAAAACAAAGAGCTGAGGTACTACAGTCCACTCACAAGTTCTTTTctgagcagcagcaacagcagcagctaaaGGCTCCAGTCTCTAAAGCAACTCGAATGGAGGGAGCAAGCAAGCCTATCGACAGCATCGCCCCAAACCACCAGGGGGCCCCACCAGACCGTATTGAACCTGACAAACCTGCACCGCTCGCTACAGCCAAGCCTATCCGGACCGGCCCCATTAAACCCCAGGCCATCAAGCCAGAGGAGAGCAAGTAA